Genomic segment of Sarcophilus harrisii chromosome 4, mSarHar1.11, whole genome shotgun sequence:
tgGAGAAGCAGGGGCAAAAATATCCTGGAACTGGGAAGTGAGAAGCGGGGACAAAAATATCTGGACTTGGGAAGTGGAGGCAGAAcagggatggggaaggaggggcAAAAATATCCCGAAACTGGGAAGTGGAGAAAGAACAGGGATGGAGAAGCAGGGGCAAAAATATCCTGGAACTGGGAAGTGAGAAGCAGGGGCAAAAATATCCTGAAACTGGGAAGTGGAGAAAGAACAGGGATGGAGAAGCAGGGGCAAAAGAGACAGAACAGGGATGGACAAGCAGGGGCAAAAATATCCTGGAACTGGGAAGTGAGAAGCGGGGACAAAAATATCTGGACTTGGGAAGTGGAGGCAGAACagggatggggaaaaaatatCCTGGAACTGGGAAGTGAGAAGCAGGGGCAAAAATATCCTGAAACTGGGAAGTGGAGACAGAACAGGGATGGGAAGCAGGGGCAAAAATATCCTGGAACTGGGAAGTGAGAAGCAGGGGCAAAAATATCCTGAAACTGGGAAGTGGAGAAAGAACAGGGATGGAGAAGCAGGGGCAAAAAAGACAGAACAGGGATGGACAAGCAGGGGCAAAAATATCCTGGAACTGGGAAGTGAGAAGCGGGGACAAAAATATCCTGGACCTGGGAAGTGGAGGCAGAACAGGGATGGAGAACAGGGGCAAAAATATCCTGGAACTGGGAAGTGGAGACAAGAAGTTTTTATCTGGGTATCTCTTCTTCTGCACACTCAGACTGGAGTGCCGCAGGAGCTTGCCCAGGGAGATGCCCCCATTGTGGTAGGGTGAGTGATATTGTTTAGCTGAAACAAAGGTCTGGGACCTGGGTGTGGGGGAAGCAGCTGGCAGATGGAGGAGGTGCTCCCATGGAGCACTGGGAGAGGCCCCGGGCAATCTCGCCTCACCTGAATCAATGAGCGCCCCAGAGTGAGAGAAACTGAGTCTTCAGGAAACCAAATTGTGGACTCCAAACCCACATTCGACAAACAAAAACGTTCTCTTTGCCAGCTGCCCGGAGCTTTGTGCAGCGGGCAAGATGCCTCCGCTACCTCTAACTCCCTAAATTCTCCCTTCTGTCCTCCCTTTTCTCCATGTCTCATTATTTTCTGTCCCCATCTCCAGCCCCTTCCCTTCTGAGCACATCCAGCATCTTTGCCCACTTGACGCCATCTGCTCCCTGCCCTGCTGGGTTGATTTAAGCCTCCCTAAATTAGCTTTCTGTGCTCTCTCTGCTTGAGTGCCCTTGGCCAGTTTGACATGACAGACCTGGGGACTCTTGTCCAGCCTTGAACCCCAGCCCAAACATGGTCCCCAGCCATTCTCTCCCGTGAGACAAAGGAAAGCATTGAGCACAGAACATGGGGAAGTGCTTTGGAAAAACAGGCACACACTAACAGCAGGGACACTGTGAACTGTTACACAGAGAGCCGAGATGGAGCGTGGCAGGGCCGCCCTCATTGAACAGAATGGGATGCTGAAGCAAAAGCTGTGAAGGGACTTGGCTGAAGTCACTCAGATGAAAAGTGGCAAAGTGCAGGGAACTGGAACTCAGATCCTGGGACTCAGAAGCTCAGAGCTGTGCAGTCTTAGTAATCATCACGAGAGATAAGGCCCAACGGACTAGGTACAGTCCGTTTGATACCGAACAGGAAAACTTTGTTTCCATATCAGTTTTTGAAGGTCGACTTTGCTGCTTGATATAGCTCCCTAAGCTATATAGAGTGAATTAGGGGCAGTTGGGTAGtgagtggatagagcatctgACTTGgactcagaaggacctgaattcagttcagatacttaacacttcctgacattgtgagcctgggcaagtcatttaaccccaattgcccccccccaaaaaaaaaaagtgaacttggGAATAACTGTCTAACTTGAGCACTCGGTAGCAATGTGACCTTCACTTCATCCCATCTACCTTAGTTTCCACAAATgtcaaaagagctggagaagaaaatggcaaagcctcccagcatctctgccaagaaaacccccaggggggtcaggaagagtcagactgaaacaactgaacctTTTGCTTAAACAGCATCATTTTAATTTCAATGTTTTTTGTTACAATCTTTCTCAGGCATGTAGTCTTGCAAGTCTCTCAAGCTAGTAAATAAAACTTAGTTCCTGGATTTCTTTTGGATGATTAATGATCCCATGGGGCCTTGAGGAGGTCATTGGGTTCTGCAGGCCTGGAGGAGCTGTTAGTGTTAGGGTTGGAGGTAGAGTCACCATTGGTATTCTCTATCCCACCCCCAGGATACTTGCATAAAGCAGTGTATGTTCTTAAGGTGTACATCAGATAAGGAACTGTCATCGATTTGTATTCTTGTGACTCGCCATGTTCTTGTAAAAGTGGAGTGGGGACGATGGGGTGGGTTGGCTCATCACCTAACTGGAATCCGGGGTAGTTGGGCCCCAGTGGAGATGTGACAGCTACCTTTCCATTCGAATCTTGCTCAACGAGCAGGGTGTCTCTTGAAAAATGGATGGTTTTGTTACGTCATCCAAGTCAAGCTTGTGTTCCCATTAGCATCTTATCAACAGGAAggcttccttcctgtctttctggGGGAAGTTAAATGGGGGGTTGCTTGGGGGGAGGAGGCAGAGACATAAGATGTACAAATAGAAGATGGAGGGACTTCTTTTACTTTCAGAGTGTAAGGCACTGAATGACAATTTAGTATCATGAACTCCATATTTGAAACCCATGTGTCTCAAGCACAGGGAATTTTACATTCATGGTCCTATCTATTTGCTTGGGCAAAGttgatatcaaaagaaaaggaaacaaacaacaagCTTGCTAAAAATTATAGCCATTCAAAAGTATAATAGGTTGTCTAGCAAGGTAGTAAGCTTCCCCTTACTAGAGGTATTGAAACAGAAGCTAGGTGCCGTGGAAGGGATGTCAGATAAGGTTCGGACCCCTGAACATCCTTTCCTGGTCTTCAGTTCTGAGATCCTGGGaactggagaggagagaagagttCGGTTTTTAGGATGGTTGACTCGAAGTCCCAATTGTCCTCCTTACTCCCCATGATCTTAGTTGAGTCATTCTTCAACCTCAATTCCTTTCACTTAAAATAACGGGGTTTGACTAGATCAGAGATGTTAGaaacttggtttttaaaaaatattttgatatattcttGATAGAAAATGCTCAtcacagccagagagagaaccatggagactgaatgtggatcgaagcagagcgtttttacctttttctttctcatgagtttttttcttttgatctgatttttcttgcacaacatgacaaatgtggaaatatgtttaaaatgtcacctatgtcagattgctcaCTATCTtggggaaatggagagagaaaaaatttgaagacAGAGTTTTacaatatgaatgttgaaaactatctttacgtgtattttgaaaaaatacgATACTATTAAggatttaaaaatctattttgataattgtattacAGTATCATTGCTTCCCTTTGCCATCTGTGGATTTTGTTTGATGATTCTGAAAGGGGGTCCCTAGGCTTCCCCAGCCTGCCTGCCCCAGGGGTCCCAGATACCAAAATGGGGAAGAATCCTCCAGTTGAAAAACAGATGGCCTCCCAGGTCCCTTTGAGCCCGGATTTCTATGGTTTTCTCTGCATTTTGGCTTTACCTACAgcatattctttttgttttcagaattcgGTCTTCCTACCCAATCCCCCAGGGCCTGGCTGTTCTCCAAGGCTCTGCCCCCTGTCTTTTGGTGAAGGAGTCGAGTTTGACCCATTGCCTCCAAAGGAAATAAGGTAAATGTGCCCGACCTTCTTTCTGCTTTAGAAACTCTGCCTCCCCACTTTTTCTGGAAGATAGACCATTTTCCCCAGTGGTGGGTGTGGGGAGGTGAGGGTGGGAGTAGAAAGGGTTGTCTATATTTACTCCTCTAGGGCATGACTTAGTTCCCTTTCCTCAGAAGGCTGATGGTATagtaggtctggaatcaggaatacccaAGTTCAGATTTACCATCAGATGCTTGCTAGCTGcacgaccctgggcaagtcacataacctctgtttgcctcagtttcctcatctgtaaaaggaggcgTAATAATTACTCTTACTTcctgggattgttgtgaggaccaaatgagagaatatttgtaaaaaacacagtgcctgacatatagcaggtgctatataaatgcttgtccccttcctccctttcctttcaagGATGATTTGGGGAAAGGTTAACCTGAaagttggggaaaggaaaggatgtCCAGCTTTAGGTGGTTCCCAGACTCCTCGCTAGCTAGAATTTCAGTTGAAGCTGCACATGGGGACCCCccaagtgagaaaaaaagagctTTTCAATTGTGTTTTCATGCCTCATTCTGTAGAGTGGAGTCATGATCTTTGATCTTGAACAACATGGGTATAAGAGCGCCTTAGTTTAACTCAATCCATCGCCACGTACCCACTTGTCCAGGGAGAGTAATACTGTACCTGAAAAGGAGACGAGGCCATTTCATACCTGGCTGCCTGTTTGGGGAGATTGAGCCTCTCCCTCCCATCCTACCTCCCCCCCGGCACCCTGCACACCTCTTTCTGGGGTCCTTATGAGGCTCTTATAGGACCTTCATCGaaaaagtttcttcatttttcttagaagaaatttacaatgagttaaaaagaaaataatttggaatttttgtcatttttcttcctccttcccttattctcttgctccttttctcattccctcatttttcttccttgttttatcttctctccttttttctttcttactttaatctttctctcccttttcctttcttctcccctcttcccctctgtttttccttccttccttccttccttccttcctttcttccttccttccttccttccttccttccttccttccttccttcctttctgtgccccttttttcctccttccttctctttctccctcccttccttccctttgtctgtctccctctttccctccctttccagaAACTGATATTTTATGAAAGGCTGAGGTTTGCAATGATCCTTTTAAGTAAAGCCGGCTAAGTTGGATCAGATTTTCTAGTGAGCAGGGTCAGGTTTCAAGAATTCTGATGGTTAGAATCGGGATTGCCCGTAGCTCTCCATTAGTGTCCGAGAGGATGACGGGCTGTCGGAGAACTCCCCCACTTATCCCCTAGTTGTGAGGCTGTGAGTACAGCCCCGCTGGCTGGGACGGAAATGCCAGAATTCCCACAGCTATGTGGATGAGGAAGCGCCACAAGCACGAAGCTCGGCCAAGTCCCCGCTCCGACACCCGCTGGGCGCTCCACGTTCCCCGGGCATGGGGCCGAGCCAAGGCTTCCCCGTTAGCCGGGCCCGCCCGCCCCAGGTCCCGCCTGACGCTCTCTCGTGTGTCTGCCCGCAGGTACACCTCCTCGGTGAAGTACGACTCAGAGAAGCACTTCATTGACAACATTTACATGCCGGTGGGGCTGGCGGTCTCCTCCTGCAGCCAGACCGTGGTCTGCATCCCTGGCTGCACCTGGCGGAACTACAAAGCCGAGCTGCGCTTCGAGCCCCGGAACAAGGCCCTGCGGTTCCTGAGCACCACCATCATCTACCCCAAGCACACCAAGACCGTGTACACCACCACTCTGGATTACAACTGCCGCAAGTCCGTGAGGCGCTTTCTGTCCAGCGTGGAGCTCGAGGCCTCCGAGTGTCCGGCGAGCGACTACCTCTTGGACGAATGCTGACGGAGACGCGGGGGGCGACGGGATGCAGGGCGCTCCTCCGAGGGGCTGCTCGTGCTTCGATCTTTCTAAGTGAAAATGGGCCTTTATTCCCCAATCGTTTTCAACTCTGAAGCAGCCTTCTCTATCATTCTAGCTTTGTGTGTCCAGCCTTggcaaaggagagggaaaaaacccCGCCTCTGGCGTCTTTGGTTACTATGGGAATTGgattttagcttttctttctaaaagcatttctttttcttggctcGTGGTTGCATATCCCCCAAAGTATCGATTGAATAACAAATAAAGGAAAGATCCAAGTAAaaggaaaagtgggaaaaaaaacccattaaaatCAAAAACATGGTTCCTCCTGGAGAGGGAGGGCCAAGCTTGTCTGTGGTGGAGTGTGGAAAAAGGCTTCTGAGTGGAAAGATTGAGCTTCCCACTTGAAGCAACTTCTGTTGGAAGTCATGGTACTTGCTGCCTGTTATCCCACTCCTATGGGCTCAGTCTGTGTAAACTGAGGTCCTCGGGTTATTTCTGTTTCCATCCGAATGCAGACCTTGTCCTTCCTATTTGCACCAGTGGTTGAAGACTCCCAGAAGCCTGTGCTCAGGTGATGTTTCCACCATGGCTGTCTTATGAGTGTTGCTGAAATTTAGTTCACTGATCTGAAGAGAAGCCCAAAAGATTTCGGTTACCATTTCGCTAGTCATGAGGAAAgcctcttgtcttcttccccgCGGGCCCTGGCAACCTGCCTTGCATCTCTGGAATCCCGCTAAGGCCGCCGCAGATTTGTGGAACTCTTCTGCTGTGTACACTGGGGTTTCCAAATACTTTCCTAGGCTCCATAAGGCAAAATATAGGATGGCACATATTTGAGCGGACTGTCATTTTTAAGGCTGCTTTGATGGAATGCTTTTAAGATTTCTCAAGATTGTTGCCTTTTGACTCATAACTGGAAATGAATGGCTCGGGTTGTGTCTGGATGCTATTTAAGAGGGAGACATCTCTATTCCCTAGGTTCTCTGGGACCTTATGCTGGTGTCTTTATCCAAGCTTCACATGGGTTCTGTccaaaagaaattacattcagaGCAGAATCCCTGCTGCCCGAAGGGCGATCAATGTCTGGATTGCAAggggcagaagaaaaaaaaatacctttggGGTCAGATTTCATTTCTAATCAGAGGAGAGTCATAATCCAAACATCCAACTTTGTTACTATAGCACAAGGTTTTGATTTTTGCTAAAGGGTCAAAGGATCCTGGATTCTCAGAATCACTTGAGATGGTCCCTCAAAAGAGCTTTGTTAGTTCAGTAAAATCAGCCATGGGAAGATGAGAGCATCTATGTGAGGGTCACTCATGCAGACAGAGTCCAGGCAGACAAGCCATCTCTTTTCTTAGGTCTCTGGGCTCCTTCTGAAACCCTGAAAGCTTGACTCCCTCCCAGCATTCCCCCTCAGTATGAGCCCCCACTAATTTTGGTGTCTGTTGCCTGCCAAACCCCCATTTCATGTTAGACAAGGCAGAGGTGGGAGGTGGAAGGAAGTGGGCAAGTTATTGTACACAAACTTGTATCAGAGCATTGAATTACAACGTAGAAGGGTCTTGAGCGATCCGAGGGGGACGAGAATACATGTGTGGGCCTTCTTCGCTGGCTTAGGAGCTCCCCCAGCCAAGGTGGCCTCTCTGAAGCccaagctttttaatttaagagAATTTGGGCAGAATCTAAGAGAATCCAGGGGTTCAGGTAAGCAGCTCAGGTAGGCCTTTTGAGAAAAAGGAAGTGGGTCGgtggtttttcttgttttcctgtcAGAAGGAACAAAACACAGATATACACTTTGAGTATGTTCTAATTCGGGCTCTGTCACTGCTGAGCTGTGGAACTATGGGCAAGCCATTCGAGTTCTGGGgggctcagttttctcctctttaaaagtAGGTTGAAGTTGATgatttccaactctgagatttggTGAGCCTCTTCTAAGGGGCATAGACTATTGTAAATGGCAAATAGGCCGTGCCTCTTTTCTGAGTAACTCGCAGGGTCATCGAAATGATTGATGTTCAGAGAGCCAATCACCATATCGAGTCATTTCTGTTCCCCTTCATCAGGGGCATGCTGGTCAACTTTTCACAGCCAGCTCTCTAGGGGCTGCACACTTTTAAATTTcgtcttaagtctagataatcaacaaaacagtaagtTAAGCCATGATTGGTAACTTTTGCTggtttccaaggtataaatgctcatgcTGCAAATTTCACAATGAACCAGTTAGAACTGGCTCCAGCAGAGTCCTTTATGAGAACATAATGAAGTTGCAGAGATAATCATGCTGTAGAGACTGTGGTGCCTTCAGAGCTGAACTGCCCATcgctgattttaaaatgaaaatataaatgattttgcttttctaaatatattttagacACTGCCACATAGAGAGCTCATGCCAATTAACTAATTTTGCCTTAAATAATGTGATGTTGAACAGGGCTACAGGAAGCTGGGGGGCTTTTGGACTCTAGAGTTCACTCTAGAACCAATCAGTGAAGCTTGACTTCGATGTTcattgaaagaaagaattcaaatatgggAATTAACAGGAAGATCTCAGCTTTATAATATGGAAAaaacagtgggggggggggggctgcaaTGTCATCGTAATAGGTGGTTTGGATTACTCATAAATGTGATGTAATTTTAAATGATGGGAAAtgcctttcattctttctcattgttCATCTAGGTATTTAACTTGCGTTAAATTTACAATACAGGAACAAACACCCTCCCCTCCCGCCCCCAACATTATTGTCCACTGAACAGGAAGAGCCTCTTTGGGAGGAGAAATCACTTTTCTGGCCAAAAATAGATGTGATTTCTCATCTGAGAACCATCCTTAAGCGAGAGCATTGTGTAGGTTAAGAAATTAAGTTCACAGGAAAGTAGTAAAGTTAGTTGCGAAGCTACGAGTAGGGAGACTCTGACAATAGAACGTGAGTGAGTGCAAGTGAAGAAGTGATTGTGAaactgtagaaaaaaaaaaaggaagagtttaTGTTGTTGAATTTGTAAGTTATTCACTGGGGAATCCGCAGGTcccttctggtttttttcttttctaaccaatcagatttttcttaaagAGTTCAAGAAAGGCAGCCTGTGGCGATGGGACTCTCCTTGAAGAAGCTTCCCTTGGAGAAAACGTGGCTGTCGCTTCTGTTCTTGTTCTGCTCCTTAGAACCCATTCATTCCGAAATGCCTCTGAAAGGTCCAATCTCTTTGTCTCGAGTTCATTCAAAGTAGTTTTCCCTCCTCCGTCTGCTTGTTAAATGATTTCCCAGGATTGCCAAGTGACCTGCTAACAGTGTGCATATGAGAGTAGCTAAGAGTCATTGATTTGTATCTTAAGGAAGACACTGGTTTCCCTTgtgattgtttatatttttaaagattttgagggGAAAGTCTGTTGAGCAATCTTTCCTTACTCCAACCTTAGAAAACTCTGAatgtttgttttacaaaaactgtgctcatcctcttctcctctttccacCATTTGCTTGTTACTTTTTCATTTAACAATAAATTATCTGAAATGTAGCTTTAGgtgtgcttcttttttttttaaatgggactatttaagagAAATTGAAAATGCTGCTTGCCATTCTTAATTCTAATGTATCACTTTTGGGGATCCCAGTGCTTCAGAGGAAGTGCTCATTGATGAGAGTGCTGACCAAGGTGGTAAGAAGTCGATGGAATATAAAAGCATGGGCTGGGAAGgtagaggacctgaattcaaattctgcttctgatgtTTATCAAGAGTCAGGTTATCTGGGTTCTAGAGAGAGCTGTCACTTTTTCCCTGCGCTGAGAGACCTGAGAGAGCTCTCTCTCCTCTAAAACTATAATCCCATAGTTTGAAAATTTACCTCCAGCATTGAGAACATTTAGAACCAGAGAATGTGAGGGCTGGATGAATTAGTCCAATTACTTCATGTTacaaaacaggaaactgagtcccagataGGGGAACCTAGAATCCATTCTGCAGACACCTAGTTCAGTGTGCTACCACGTCATGCTACTGTTTGAAGCCACCAATTGGTTCATGGTTGGTGATATTTAGACCAAACTGTGATTTTGATGGTATAGGGAAATCTCAGTATGTTGGTGTAGGGAAGTCCACCATGGGAGGTCAGTTGAGCCACAGGGGTCACTGCTCTATTAAGGCCATTCTGTCAGAGGTGGGGCTTTGTCCAGGGATCCCCGACTCTATCTACTCCACATACTGCCTGAGTGTTCTTTAAAGTGTCGGAGAAGCAAATTGTTCATTAAAATCTGGGGTTTTTACTTGGGGTGTCCGATTTATTCAAATGTGAAATCCCCTTGATTAACATTCATTGGGGACCCATTGGTTTCATAACAataccttttttttaatggaagccCACCTCCCAGAAAGGCTTCGGACAACTGATTTTTGAAGAACCTGGGTTTTTCTTTGGAAGCGTCTTTGCCTCTGGGGTAGTTTTTCCCTTTATAGTTGGTCTGGTTGCCTCAGTGCAGATGTTGGGTGCCTGCAAGTTGGTGAGAAACTTTCTTTGATGTTGAAAATCATTCTTCTGTTTTCTAAAGAGCACACATGGAGGGTCCAGAGTCATGTATGGGATAGATTGGTAGGAAGAAGATCCGTCTGAAAGTGAGGGGATCAGGgtttgagtcttttttttaactcttcttttggtccatttcttcttccacaaTATGAATAATACAGGGATGAGTTCTACATGGCTGTATGTATATAgcaaatattaattgcttatcaTCTTAGGGTGGTGaaacaggaggaagaaaatttggaactcaatattttaaaaatatttattaaaatatattcttacatgtaattgggaaaacgAAATGTTGTGTCAAAAATATTGTACTCTAAAGAATAAGAAAGGGGGCAGTTTCGGAGAAACATGAGAAGACTGATGCTGTGGGAAGGGAGCAGAAATAAGAAATTATGCAGTAACaacatcagaaagaaaaacaagagggCACACAGTCGGCACAGtaagtggataaagaaaaataaggaagcacACAGTCCGCACAGTGGGTGGACCACCGACCCCGATGTCTGAAGCACCTAAGCaaaaatccggcctcagacaccacactagttgtgtgaccctgggcaagtcactcatgGGTTTCAGTTGATGGGACTGTAACAAGATGATGGCATCTCATCTGATACAGATGTCTGGTGCCTTTGAGTTTTAATACTCAGTGAACTGGGCGGTTTGGGGCAGGGAATGGGGGAGACTTTGTAACTAATTGTGACCCTCCCCAATACTGTTATTTTGAAAACGTTACCAAGTTTTGTTTTGAGATCTCATTGTAACTAATCATTTTGACTGCAACCAAGTAGCTTCCCCTTCCCTCCAGCAGAGATAAGCCTGAgactgaaaagggaaagaaaggccTTCTGTCAATGGAGTTCGGGGCTCGCTGCCTCCAAAGTGTGCTTCAGCATTACAACGGCATAttatgaattcagagaagcatgcgaagacttttatgaactgatggcGTGGAAGCAGCAGAAAACAGCATCATGGTGCAGAGGAAAGATTATCCAAGGCCTGGACTTCCAGCCTGACTTTGAAACTTTATCTGCATGAGCTGGGCTgatggcctcagtttcttcatctataaaatgggaattatagcAGCACCTCCTCCGAGAACTCCCCCCAGGTTGAGAGGATCGAATGAgctatttataaagcacttggtGCAGCACCTGGCACCAGCATTAGCTATTATTACAATCATTAGGTGCCCGAGAAGCAGAATGCTCGAGTTTAACACTGGTGTCTGTGtctcctgaacaagtcacttcctaTCTCGGTGCTGGGCAACGTTCTAAGATCACCTAAATGgaagaacttaatttttttttttttgggggggggggtccggCTACGGAAGCGGTTTTGTACCACtgcttaattttttcatctatgtcCTGTCTTATATCCCAGCTGGACTCCTGGAGGCCAGGGACTTTTGTAACCTCAGGAGCGCTTCACGTGGGATTATAAACACAGCACATACTCAAAGAACTGGGGCTGAATGGTTGGTTTGATACCAGAGCATAACAAGTGATATCCAAATGTagtcttttctccatttctccaagAGCTCCTTCTGCTCTCCTGGAAGCTTACCGTGACACTGTCATCCGGGATTCCTAAAGAGAGTTGTTCAAAGTGAATTCAAATCCCGTTTCAGTCCctaactagctctgtgatctgGGCAGAtcactctctttgcctcagtttcttcatctgtaaaacaaggataacATCATCTACCTCACAGGAGTGTTATGATGATCCGATGAAtgttataaagtgctttgaaattatttttgttatattcgactcttcatgacctcatttggggttttcttggcagagatactggaatgtcTTTCTCTAGCCCATTTAACAACAGAT
This window contains:
- the RFLNB gene encoding refilin-B; the protein is MVGRLSLQDVPELLDMKKKGDGILDSPDSGLPPSPSPSHWLLAPGGGGGGAGAERGLAPGLLEADAAAPGPAAANSVFLPNPPGPGCSPRLCPLSFGEGVEFDPLPPKEIRYTSSVKYDSEKHFIDNIYMPVGLAVSSCSQTVVCIPGCTWRNYKAELRFEPRNKALRFLSTTIIYPKHTKTVYTTTLDYNCRKSVRRFLSSVELEASECPASDYLLDEC